The DNA segment cttaaaacgagaagattctaattgtgctggctccgttgggaaaataactttaatattgcaaaaagagctccgctgttgactacactgttgttgacatccatgtttaacgttagcttTGACTATCCGTgaacacccctaatatatatatatatatatatatatatatatatatatatatatatatatatatatatatatataagttttcatTCTGGTTTTAGTGAATGTGCTCTAGTGACGTCGTTTACCATTGAGTATTCTTCTGCGCATGGGGGTCACTTCTGGGtaatttcacgttcacacagcaGATCACAAAAAGGTCCCAataaattggaaatgtgaacaGCCTTGCAAAAAAAtcgcattttttaaaaaaatttagcaTTAAGCCCTGCGGTGTGAACGTAGCCTTTGACTGCTCAGGTAACGCCCCCGAGAGATGCCAAGATGCCGAGAGCCAttgaaaaactacagaaaagtaaaactacttcactttAGAACTACTGGCCTCAAATCTTAAGGAGAGATCACACATCAGCTGCGTCAGTGAGACGAATGGAGTTACAATCCTGTAATGGTCACAGGAGGTAAATAGTGGAGCGTGTGAAGGATAGATGCGAGGTACAAACactgttcaaggtctccattaatttgtgcttGTAGTAATGTAGTaatagtgtgtatatattatgAGAGCAATGAATCGCTATAGAAGTCatgattcattcgattcttagtgTTTTAAATGGATTACTGTCCGAAATCGGCAATTCACGAAACAAAATGCATCAttaaaacgagtgaatcgttacacccctattgtTTAACAATAAATTCTGAACTTCTTCACGAACTTAATTAATCATACTAACCACCATTTCCTTTATTTCTCCTTTTAACTGCAAGAAAACCTCCTGTTTAATTTCCTCAATCAATTTTGCTTTACCTGGGGCTGGTTTTAACTGTACTGTTGCAGCTACGGCCTGCCTCACCTCCCCAAACTCATCTGCTCGTATAATGGCTTCCTTTTTGACTTCTACAAAAGAACTGTCTGGCTGAGTGTGTCCAATGAGAAGCAATTTGTCTGTCCTCACTGAAAGGGGCATAATAACAGCCCAAATCAATGTGAATAACCTTTAGTCCTGCTTATATAACCCAGAGGTTAAAAAACAACTTCTGTGAGGCATGGACAATTTTATAGAAGGACATATGgaccttaaattaaataaagaggtTTGTAAATAGGTATGTTCATCTTTGTTAGTGTAACGAAGTCCACTGATGGCAAATAGATGTGAACCCAAATGCAGTTTGCCAACATTGACAAAATACAAACTAAACAAAGACTAGACTATGGCTATGTGCACGAAGCAGGTACATTCGGTTATCGGTTCACCTTTTAGTGCTTACTCTACCCATGTTGTTGCTGCTTCCTGTTGGTCCAATGGTGAATTCCATCTGCACACCTCCGTCGCTCCTTCCTCCATCACCTTCTCTGGTTGTCCATCCTCCTCCCCAGCCTCCTCCTTCTGCTGCAGATCATCAGTTTGTGTCATATGTAAGCCACAAAATGCGTATCATATGCACATCAAACTCGTGTTtatcatatgcatgctaatacTTGTTTCTACCTATCAATAACACACCAAATGCTAACTTATCATCATGCTACTATGCATTCTATGAGATCTCCATATACCGTGCCAGGATTTAGGCAATTCCGCCCCATTTTTCCACCCACAAACCACCCACAATTCatcagaatataattttttattaccaGAACAAACACGAATATAATACTGTTCAGCAACCCGCGGACAACTAGTTGTCACGCAATGTTGATGTTGATAACAATCACAATTTGAGAACTAAGTATAACAGTAATAGTCTTTTGCtcggtttgatgtgatatgagctaagcaattttttatttaaagggggggtgaaatgctcgttttcactcaatcttctgttaatcttgagtacctatagagtagtactgcatccttcatatctccaaaaagtctttagttttgttatatttataagagaaaaatggtctgtgccgattttttccggaaaaacacgagcgtctggaggcgtgacgtgtgggcggagctaaagaatcacgagcgcgagtaagcttttgcgttgagagcgtttggaagctgtgacattaccgtgaggaaaaaaaaccatcatccaaaacaaaccatggctaacagtcagattcagcgtatatttatgatccagaatcagatccagaggctgaaactgaacgagagcagcagcagcaaagactacagcaggacgtctctaaaactgtatatatttgcttatatatttttttttaaggtgtacatgtggaaagtgcagtttgataacaacatcgcattttgtttacttgatgtgcttacgcaccgatagctaagttaaaaacacagaaaaatatgaagcagttttactcaccgcatgcggttccaacacacgttcgtgaccctttttcgttgggactgcatcatccctaagaaataaacgatacgcaaatccggtgtcaaactgggccttgtttgtaaaacaagcatcttcgaaatgcagggaacaaacaaaaacacttgcacaactccgttgatgctctgtaaaaataaactccatccactggtcccttaatgtttttttttttttttggtagtctgtgcagggttgtcttgccctcgcaaccaaaaacacacttcttttgtgacaattcgcgacgctctcgctctgatcaatgaacgtctgttgtgctctcagtgctctgctatacggacccatataaggaaattccgctccatttaacgtcacacagaaccgtacttgaaaaaaactttccgaaacttgtgacaaaccagaaggagtatttttgttcctccttcaaacgtacaacttaatttttgaaactttgtccatgtttagcatgggaatccaactctttaacagtgtaaaaaaattcagcatttcaccccccctttaattgcCATTGTTATCTCGATTTATTGTAATGCTCTTTTTTCCCCCCTTggttggtcagaacaaaagtggcAGACAAGTTAGATGCTTGTTCAGATGACGTTTCACACACCGGTGCAGTGACTGATTGCCACAAATTCTACTCAAAACAAAAGATTAATTTGCACTGATGAGAGTGCCCAAGTTCAACCCATGAAAAACAATTATTCCACAAATAACTGCAAATGCTGGTTTCAAACAGAGATTATGACGTAGaggtttaaagggatactccaccccaaaatgaaaattttgtcattaatcacttacccccatgtcgttccaaacccgtaaaagctttgttcctcttcggaacacaatttaagatcttttggatgaaaaccgggaggcttgtgactgttccATAGACTGATGAGTAAATAACACTGtgaaggtccagaaaagtatgaaagaaatcatcaaaatagtcccatctgccatcagtgttttAACTATCGACCTGTATCAGCCAGGCCACTAGGATGTGCTgcttctttcaaatcaaagctaaatacgtgtagaaacagcacatccttgtggcgcggctgatacagaagagcatacCTGGGGGGCTAGGTTTCTTATTTTATTGAAGCTTCCCCGGGCACCGCCGTTGATTaacggacccccacctgctgttagcattccattgactcccattcattttggcgaaataactttacatctgaggcgtttgaAGACTCCAtgtgtccattaattatttctaaataacacgaaaatgtataaaaggccccttgaattacagaaaaaaaaataaagcctgGTAGGCTATTGTCACGAAGTTCTTGTTTGGCAAAATTAATATAAGCTATTCTTGTCTTAAGACAAATTAAGTTAGAACAagttcaataaaacatttttattgtatttctacgGGCAGAGGAGAATAGCCAaaccaaaaagaaacaaagaaaacccAATGTAACATTCATAAAGCTGTACACAATTGAATGCGCACGTGAGTGGGGCTCtagtgccatctagtggtcactgttttttttttttggctcagctGCGTGTGGATCgcgagctgtgtgtgtgtgtggattgggCAAAGCTTAAAGGGCAGAGCGAAAGTCTCaaaattcaaatgaatcaaatagaATCAACTCAGAAGAGACGTGAATGAATGCATCGCCTGATccacaaatgcacattttaatccCTACATGCataaattatgatgatttttaaaacaaactataACATTTGTATTCACAAATATGtctttatttgaacaaaatgctgcacattaatGTAATTCTTAACTCTGCAGACACCGGATGAAAAGCATTTGTTTCAGTGTATTGACGCTCATTCGCTAATTTGTCAAATCGTGTACACGTTAATGAATTGCACTGGGCCTTGTTCGTTAGTagttgtgtgtgtgggggggacgTGAAATGCTGAAAACTGCAAAATGAAGTCTCAAAATACAAATTAACTGAGCAGGATCGACTCGAACTAGACATCAATTAATACACACGTGTCACCCGATCCACATATGTATGGATTTCTTTTTGCATGAGAAAATTATGATATATTAGCAGAACAGAACATGTTTATTTGCAAACATGTCTGTATATGTACAAATCACTTGTTTGTGGTTTGTAAGATACATGTATAAAATTGATGTAGTACATTGATATTTTTGCGTGCATCTATTAATCATTTTGAGTCTAATTTCATCCCATACTTCTGTGTTGTGTGCAACAATTataatgatagttttttttagaaCGTGCTTAAACGCACGAAAGATCAAAGTTAGCGATAATGTCACTTTCtatatttattaactatatacacttttttaatttattcactgTTCGAATAACCGAATGAAAAAAAGAGATGTTATGTAGCCTAAttagacatttctaatgtttttaagtAGTAATCACTTCACGTTAAAAACAAATTCAGTCCCATTAAACTTTGTATTAGCCTACATGACACCCATGTCTGGTAGTTGCCTAAAAAGACtggtttatgatgtttaataaaTTTGGCTGCTTTTATCCTAACCCTGGTTCCATTGGTTCACCCTCCGCCTATGCTTTAGGCACTTACTGCTCTGCTCTGTCCATGCAATAAAGAAGCAGCTTTTGACTGCTCAGGTAACGCGGCCGAGAGATGccaagatgcagagagccattgaaaaactacagaaaagtaaaactacttcactttAGCATTACTGGCCTCAAATCTTAAGGAGAGATCACGCATCAGCTGCGTCAGTGAGACGAATGGAGtgcgagcgcaatcctgtgacggTCACAGGAGGTAAATAGTGGAGCGTGTGAAGGATAGATGCGAGGTACGAACACggttcaaggtctccattaatttgtgcttGTAGTAATTTAGTGTGTATATTTTGAGAACACTGCAttgccgacggccccagtttattattgtttcactttcacagcacgttaaacaacaCTTGAttggggtttaaagtgagttttgagtcaaagtgtactaataatttcataaattgtctgatgtagcttgatgctaacgttagctctaatgctactaatagcaggtgcatttcttcttcataatgcatttctgtcacaataattcacataAGGTCATAAGgaaatgttttgtttcatttttatagtaagactttcgataaataagggctaaatgcatactGAGACTAAGTGAGATAGCAGTTTAGTGGATTGTAAAGCCTAAAATACCACAACAAAGgctgaaatgataaaaataatgataaaagaataatgcggataatgtgtcatacctggcagaggtgtgaaagactcgtttggtgagaacaatagaaccaTGAATCGGGGCGTTTTCAAAGCCATCATACATATAGAAatcacaggagagtttacatgtgagatcttacagagatgacaagtgcaataaataaatctgattagccttctctaaaaacacacatgacatggccttagaaaatatttcataaaattcacagttttacagattcagttatgaaatttctaatgaagttttgaaagacttgtggctttagctacactctatttctaaactcatatcgtacatcaattttttaaatacatttaaaaaatgtttttaatatttttatttttgtttttatgtttgagcttatatatctctattatcataacagtctgagtgattctgattcctgaacagtaaactttaaagtgtcagttttgtgaacatatgttgaatatgcatctagtcagaaagaatcatgagcagaaacttttttattttgggtatgtcatttctgtctccatgccaaaaaatgggggtgactggtaaggggttaaaaGTGAGAAGCACAAAAGTTAAACACTAATCGACTTAGTAAATGATAAACTTACAGTAGGGTCTGTATATATGCTTCATTTCACCCGATCAACATCACTTACTATCAGAAGATAAACAACCTCACTTCATCTCAACTGCACATATTTCCTCCTCATAATTCAAGCAGCCACAATGGTAAGCCTCATTCAAATGCAATGGTTAAACttacttttcttctcttaaaCACTCTGGTTCTTCAGATCATCTTCTGGATAAACTCAACTCAAGTTTTGTGTTGAAATgggttatgattttttttcactttaggcGTCTGTGGTACTGTTGAGGCATCTCGTCATCTTCCTCTGTCTGCTTCATCTGCACTTTCAAACCATTCAGGGTGTGAACACTCTCTGCCTTGATAAAATGACCCAGTATTTTTATGACCAGTAGGTACATTTGTGCTTAAAGTTGTTGAAAGTAGTTTTGAATAAGTAGAGTGCATGTAAACTTGTCAAAATGCACATGAAACAAAGAAAATGCAATGTTTTCTGAGAATTGTGATAACCTATGCTATTTTATGTCTTCCAGTGTCCAGCCAAAGCaagggaaaaaaaaatttcagtatGCACTTGCAATCGCTGTCCATGAGGATCAGTGTACAAAAGAACAATCTCATATCCAGACAGAATTCAGCTTGGAAGATGCTGAAAATGTGAGAAAACTTCTcattaagaaaaagaaatgtgaacTCTGCACATCATCAAAAAATGTTATTGCCTCACGACCAgttccaaaatgtaaaaataaagatgAACACTCTGAGCATGTTCTGCTCTATCCTGTAGGTAACTCTCTCATGGACAAACTTCTAACAGAGAAATCCAAGTCGGACTGTGTGGTGTTCTTTTCGTACAACTCACCTTGTGTGAAAACATGCCTTCAGAGTAAGGACAATATTAAGGAAGGCCTTAGTAATTggataaataaaagaaaagacaaaacgAATGCTTTTGTCTTCCAAGATGTTTGGCAGAATGACAAGCGCAGCGTTCTCGAGgaagaatttaaaaacattaatgcaaTAGTGCCTCTTTATCGGTGTGCGATAACTGACAATGTGATGAAGTGTCAGAAATGTGTGGATAATAATGATGTTGTGGATTCCTTCTGTCTGCCTAATGAAAATCCAGTCCTTTTCCTCTTCCAGGAAATGGCTACATCAGCGTTTGTACTATGGAGTGCTGTTAGTGAACTCTTGCCCATCACACTCAGTGGGCTATGAAATCATAATTCTCACACAACACAAGAGAATCTGATCATGTATTCATCCTGGTACTCCCATATTGTGTACTGTATAATAATGTaggcattctttaaaaaaataaaaatattctgctCATGTATATGTAACACGCGTGTCACTCTCAGACTGAGGTATGCTGGACTAGTATCTAGGTTTAGAGGAGCAGTAATGAAAATCACACAGACCAACAAATGTGTTTGAACTGATGGCTTATATTGACAAAAAGTGAGCAATTGTAAAATGTCACTTAAGCGTCAGGTTTTCTGAAGAGAGGTGAGCAAATCACAGtatttctaatatttacattaacaTGAAACACATTTTACATAGTTTTGTTCATGCAACAATATGTGGGTTTGTTTCTGCCTCGTTTTCATGGAGTAGTACAGCGCTGTTTGTCTTATGCTGGTTTAAACTGTATATCAGAACACTGGgatttaacaataatattttggATGGTGCAAAGagaatgcattttgtttatagtattttataatatgcaatatttttctatattgtggatttaaaaatatatagcacACAAACTTCAGTACATGTAAATGACAGCCTTTTGACCTTCACTGAAACTGACATTAAATTTCTCAATCACTAGAGGGCACCACTGTATAATTTGGGTATGTAAGGTAGTTTTTCTGGGTATTAGATACACACATAAAGACAGTTACCATATATTGGCATAATAACGTAACCTGAAAAATGTTTAAGttacagtttgtttcaaagtGTCTGCCTAGGTCCTAATGTGCACTCTATCCATCCTAAATTCTATGTGATATTAGTAATTTTCAATACTATTTAGGGCTTTTGGGTTGATAGTATGCACATGAGATGCAAGGTCGTATTCAAACAATTCAGATTCATTCAGTGACTCCAAACTTTTTAAACGGTTCACCAAACAGATTCATGATGTGGGGATCGATGCTGCATCTATTTGTGTAGTACAAAAAAAGGCCTGTTTATAGTAGCGGCATTCAAACCGATACAGGCAAATTTTGTTCTGATTTAACCAAATTGCTAATATCGAGGTCCACCTCTAAATGCGCCACTGAACGCCATAGTGTTCTGCATTTAGGCCTTTCATTTGTGGTTTCAGACGATCAGATGATTCGTTCAAAAACACCATACCTGACATCTGCATGCTCTAAACGACCGACATAAAACCATATCTAGATACACATCACGAACATTGACTTTCCTTGTCGGTTATTGATAGGCTCATAACGAATTAAACATGTCCGAGGCAGTCCAATGAATCACGAGTTGCtgattcacttaatctttcagaCCGGTTGCAATTTGtgaatctgatttaaaaaaatcgatTCGTTCACAAATCGAGAATTGCTCACTGGGGCACATGTGGAGATCCATCCAAAATGGAAACAAGGAGTTTGGGGTTCATTGGAATCCGATTTATTGCTAAATATTTTTCACACTTATTATATGCACAACTATATTGAGGCTAGATTTTGAGGGGACTGAAAAATGTAGCCTAATGTTGACTTTAGCCTCCACAAATGGGATTGAAAAAGCCTTGTGAGAAATTAGATTTAATCAATGCCTATCAGTTATAGATTTATTTCCTTTTAccgacatacagtacagaccaaaagtttggacacaccttctcattcaaacagttttctttattctcatgacaatgaaaattgtagattcaaactgaaggcatcaaaactatgaattaacacatgtggaattatatatggaattatatacataacaaaaagtgtgaaacaactgaaaatatgtcatattctaggttctttacagtagccaccttttgctttgattactgctttgcacactcttgtcattctcttgatgagcttcaagaggtagtcacctgaaatggtcttccaacagtcttgaaggagttccccgagagatgcttagcacttgttggtccttttgccttctgtctgtggtccagctcacccctaaaccaactggattgggttcaggtccggtgactgtggaagccaggtcatctggagcagcaccccatcactctccttcttgttcaaatagaccttgatgctttcagtgtgactctacaattttcatagtcatgaaaataaagaaaactctttgaatgagaaggtgtgtccaaacttttggtctgtacagtaCATTCAGCACAGAAATAAATtgagtttaattttttctttgtattaaCGCCAATATGGGACTTTTTACTTTAAAGCAGTAATAACTCGGATCAACAAAGCCAGGCACACAATGGAAgggattattaaagggatagttcactttcaaattaaattttgatatgttttagcttacctcaaggacatccaagatttaggtgtctttgtttcctcagtagtttccattttgatatttttaggtcaaaccgttcttgtctgtgactcagaCAAGTGGTCTgtggtctatggtcaccacctcaaagagcatgcacagaggagtccaaattaaacaattcaccATCAAAggacacattgatgacctaagacacgaaacgatctgtttgtgtgagaaaacaaacagtatttatatagtttttacctcttgtacacaaccacatccaactgatctgagggcgtGCATGCTTCCTGATGTCGTGACTCGTGTACAAAAAAGCTTGAGTATTATGATCATAAAATTGCAAAAGGCtgtaatttaacaaaattaacgTAGTCTAATGTGgagtatgtttaaaaataaagcacttttgtTTACATACATGCAGCATGTGATGGGTTTTTTTTAGAGGATCTCTACAGAGAGAGTATCACATTTACACAATTTCCTTGTCTGTATATGATTGTAGAACTCTTTGACCGAGTTACTTCTTTCTAATTAATGGGTTAGTCAGATATGTCATGGATTATTTTATATCATGTCTTTGGTGTGTTTTCTcatattttgtcttttgaaagatgtctcagAAAGGTAGAAGATCCCAAGCTCAAAAAGTTGGAGAAAGTTAGACCTGACAGTACAGACGAGCGTCAGTAAAGATGTTGCTCAGTTTTCTCGTGGACAGCAGTACGAAGGTGGTGACAACATATAGAGTTATATCTGTGCAGGCGTCTCATTGCCAGAGTGATGCAAGGTATGAGGTTTTCTCACGAAATCCCCAGTGCACGTGTGTAGCTCTGACATTCCTTGCGTACCACAGTGAGGGAACTTTGTTCAAACAGCCTGATCTTGACAGAGTGCTAGAGGAAGGGGATGCTTTGTATGTGGGCATTAAAATGCAGCTTATTGCTGAAGGAAGATTCCGACAGGATCTTCTAAGCATGACTGAAGTACCTGTGAGCATCACAACTTCTAACCAAAACTACAGTGTCCAAAAGTCAGAAGTGGTGATGGGATATCTGAGAGACAGAGGAACTACTGAAATGGACACGTGGTGGATTCCTCTTGATGAAAGACTTCAGTGTCTCTCGACAGATGTCAGCCATGCACTTATTGTTTCTCCAGAGTGCTTTGCTGTGTTCAGAGATGGATCTGGAAGATATGTTTTTTTTGATTCCCATCCCAGAACTGCTGAAGGTTTGCCACATCCTACTGGGGATGGAACTGCAGTTATGCTAACTTTCACTAACCTTCATGACATGACCAACAGTTAACTTGAGCTTTTTTGGAATCGTGGTGCTAAGACTTGCTACGAATTCATGTCTGTTTCATCACAAGTAACTTCATCTCtgccaaaaacacaaacaaatgctgATATCAGAACCCTGAAAATCTTGTTCTACCAGATGACAAAAACCAAAGTGTCACAAAggtttacaaagaaaacaagcagcaaaGGAGAAAAATTGCGAGTAAAAAGCAAAAAGCAAGACTTGAAGCATCTGTCCGCcaaattgaattgaatgaaaaactgttttttcgctactcctccctgaaatcttgttcgaTTTTGTTCAACATTTTATCGGATGATCTTCAGACCAAGCCGGACAGAAATGACTTAACAGATTCCTCTCAGAAGTTGACCATGTCTTCGCtagttgatttatgctagttagttTAGCATGCTAATTGGCTAACACCTTTCTTTTTATGCTAATGAGAACCTTAAACTATCAGATTAGGTTTGAGCTACGTTAGCATTATTTATCTTATcttgctaatctggctaaaatgttAATTCAGGTTtttgagagatcattctcacaccttaacctcgcTCCTGTGGCTTGTCAAATGTGCGTCAACTAATGTGGCTCACTCTGCTAAGGCACTGGTTCTGAACCTGTCAGGTCGTGGGTTCGAATCCAGGGTTgtcaatattgttttatttgcaaACGTAGGATTTTCTGCAACTGTTTGTACTGAATCAAAAACTTGTTTTCTGTTCACTCTCATCTGAACTTCGGTTCGGTTTCAAACTTCTAAAGCAATCTGTTGTCCTAAGGTACATTCTATTTCTGCCATTTTTCTTCTTCCCACTTTGCTcttggctacagcccttcagggttATCTGTAATTTTCACATAAAGTCAATGAGAGACTGATGAAATGATATTAATTTGTTGGGGGAACCATTCCTTTTAAGTTGCTGTAAGTTACAGATAAACAGTTTTTCCCTCCTGAAAGATAGAACCAGTTTATTTTATAGCCATGTGCTGCATTCGAAGATACATACTCGAGTAGATACTTCTTATGAAtaagtaataattttaataatcataaaaCAATTGTCTAATATGTGTGGTATATATGCAGGTGTACTACATTTGTCATGTTATCACTGTCATGTGAGCTACGTCATCAGTTACAATGCAATTCACAATTTTGCATCTGTGGACTCACAGGGTAGACTAAACTAAAGAATTTCAATAGAAGTGGTAGGTCATCCAAGTACTTTCCACTTTTtactatacagtattgttcaaaataatagcagtacaatgtgactaaccagaataatcaaggtttttagtatattttttattgctacgtggcaaacaagttaccagtaggttcagtagattgtcagaaaacaaacaagacccagcattcatgatatgcacgctcttaaggctgtgcaattgggcaattagttgaaaggggtgtgttcaaaaaaatagcagtgtctacctttgactgtacaaactcaaaactattttgtacaaacatttttttttctgggatttagcaatcctgtgaatcactaaactaatatttagttgtatgaccacagttttttaaaactgcttgacatctgtgtggcatggagtccaccaacttgtggcacctctcagctgttattccactccatgattctttaacaacattccacaattcattcacatttcttggttttgcttcagaaacagcatttttgatatcaccccacaagttctcaatttgattaaggtctggagattgggctggccactccataacattaattttgttggtttggaaccaagactttgcccgtttactagtgtgttttgggtcattgtcttgttgaaacaaccatttcaagggcatgtcctcttcagcatagggcaacatgacctcttcaagtattttaacatatgcaaactgatccctggtatgcgataaataggcccaacaccatagtaggagaaacatgcccatatcatgatgcttgcacctccatgcttcactgtcttcactgtgtactgtggcttgaattcagagtttgggggtcgtctcacaaactgcctgtggcccttggacccaaaaagaacaattttactctcatcagtccacaaaaatgTTCCTCcttttctctttaggccagttgatgtgttctttggcaaattgtaacctcttctgcacatgccttttttttaacagagggactttgcgggggattcttgaaaatagattagcttcacacaggcgtcttctaactgtcacagtacttacaggtaactccagactgtctttgatcatcctggaggtgatcattggctgagcctttgccattctggttattcttctatccatt comes from the Carassius auratus strain Wakin chromosome 4, ASM336829v1, whole genome shotgun sequence genome and includes:
- the LOC113067024 gene encoding uncharacterized protein LOC113067024; its protein translation is MASVVLLRHLVIFLCLLHLHFQTIQGVNTLCLDKMTQYFYDHVQPKQGKKKFQYALAIAVHEDQCTKEQSHIQTEFSLEDAENVRKLLIKKKKCELCTSSKNVIASRPVPKCKNKDEHSEHVLLYPVGNSLMDKLLTEKSKSDCVVFFSYNSPCVKTCLQSKDNIKEGLSNWINKRKDKTNAFVFQDVWQNDKRSVLEEEFKNINAIVPLYRCAITDNVMKCQKCVDNNDVVDSFCLPNENPVLFLFQEMATSAFVLWSAVSELLPITLSGL